The Synechococcus sp. RS9916 DNA segment CTCGGTGATCTTGATACGACCCTGAAGCGTGCCGCTTGGTTGGGCGAGGATGGCCTGATAGGCCGGGCCACCACCACGCCCCACCGAGCCGCCCCGACCATGGAACAGACGCAGGGCCACACCGTGGCGGCTGGCCAGGTCTTGAAGGGCAATCTGGGCTTGGTGAATCTCCCAGTTGCTGGAGAGGAAGCCTGAGTCTTTGTTGCTGTCGGAATAGCCCAGCATCAATTCCTGCAGGGGCTGCACGTGCTCACCGACTTGGGGCAGGAGCTTGCGGTAGAGGGGGTTCTCGAACAGCTGCTCCATCACCGCAGGAGCGCGCTGGAGATCCTCCACGGTTTCAAACAGGGGAACGACCAGCAGATCGGCATGCTCGGCGGCCGGATCCACAAGGCCAGCTTCTTTGGCAAGGAGCAGCACCTCGAGCAAATCCGAAGCGGAGTTGCTCATGGAGATCACATAGGTCCGGCAGATGCGACTTCCGAACTCCTCCTGCAGGCGATGCAACATGCGGAAGACGGCAATCGTCTCCGCGGTGCCGGGGGACCATTGAACAGCCGGTGGAATGAGAGGGCGGCGTGTCTGCAGTTCCTCCAGCAACCAGGTCACGCGTTCGCTCTCATCCATGTCCTCGTAGGACTTGGGAAGCCGCAAGTAGCGGGTGAGTTCGTCGAGGGCGTCGCTGTGGCGGGTGCTCTCCTGGCGAATGTCCAGGCTGGCCAGGGAGAAGCCAAAAATGTGCACCTGCGTCAGCAAGGTGTCGAGTGGTTCGCAGCTCAGCTCGGTGCTCACCAGGCTGTTGCGGATCAGTTCGAGGTCACTGCGGAATTCAGCGACAGAGCCGTAGTGGAGTTCCTCTTGGCCGCCGGGGGTGGTGCTGTTGGCCACAAGCCCTTCGGTGGGGGTCTGCCAGCCGGCTTCCGCCAATTGCTTGTTGCGCAGCTGCGTCAGCCGGAGGCGCTCCAGCATGTAGCTGAGCTTGAGGCGGTAGGGCTCCAGCCGATAGCGCGCTGCCCGCTCCTCATAAACATCCGGGAAACGCAGCCGATCCATTTCCAGTGACTCGAGCAGTGGGGCGCTCACCTGGCTCCACTGCATGGAAATACTGAGCTGGTCGCGCAGGGCCTGGACGGCGGCGATGTAGCGCTCCAGCATCAACTGGCGCTGATAACAAGATGTTCTCCAGGTGATTTCAGGAGTCACCGAAGGGTTGCCATCGCGGTCGGATCCCACCCAGGAGCCGAAGGTGCAGAAAGCGGAGGGTGGAAGACGAACGTCGGGATAGCTGCTGGCCAGGGCGCTGCTGATGCGACGACGCAGTTGGGGCATCGCATCGAAGAGCACCTGCTGGAAGTAATGGAGGGCGTAATCGACCTCGTCCAGCACCGTGGGTTTGAACTGGTGCAGCTCGTCGGTGCGCCACCAGAGGCGGATCTCTTCTTCTAACTGCTGCCGCAGACTGGAACTTTCACTGCTGCTGACGGCTGGTGTGGCCTGCAGCTGCTGCAGCAAGGTGGCCACCCGGCGCTGCTTATGGCGCACGGTGTGACGGACGATTTCGGTGGGGTGCGCGGTGAACACCAGCCGAATGTCCAGATTCTGGAGCAGTGCTTCCAGTTGGGCGGGGGGCACATTCAGGTGCCGCAGCCGCTCGAACAGTTCGCGGAACGTGGCTGGTTCGGTTTGGCTGGCTAGCGGCGGAGCGAAGGGGTCCACCGCTTCGGCATGGTCGTGGGAGCGGCTGATGCTCTCCAAATAGCTGTCTTCCTCAATCCGCTGCTCGAGGATGTTGACCAGCTGGAAGTAAAGAGAGAAAGCCCGCGCTGCGGCGATCGCTTCCACCAGATCCATTTCCCGGATCAGCTGGGCTACGGCATCACTGCTCACCGCAGCACCGTCGCTGGCCACCGGGTCACTGAGCTGCTTCATCCGCAGCAGACGCTCGGCCTGATCCGGCGGGCATTCACTGCGCAGCACCGTTTCCCACAGGTCCTCCACCAAGGCCAGACGCTGCTTTAGCAGCTGCCCACCGGCCTGGAAAGGCTCAGCGATCCCCGACCGGTCACTCTCAGGAGTCTGGGCGTGGGTCGAGAGCATCGAGGAAGGGTCCGAATCAGCTGAATCCATGATCATCCCAAAACGCCGGTTTGCTCTGCCTCGCCGCGTTCCTCATCAGCCATGGTGCGAATTCCGGCTTGGAGTACTTCTGGGAGGGTGGCGCCTGAGTTGACCGCTGCCAGCCAGCGCATCGCCTGGTTTCCATCCTGAAGCACGCGATGGATCGGCTCGAGCTGCTGGATAAGGCCGAGTTCCTCAGCCAGAGGACTGACCGTCTCACAGAGTTCCGCAATCCAGTCACGGCAGAGCAGCGAGCGACCATCACGCCAGTGGTGCAGCGGCGCATCGAGGCTGGCGCGGGCCGCTGCCGCATCATTGGCATCGCTCAGGCTCTGCAGTTGCTCAGGGCTGAGCTGGCTGGCGCGGAAAGGATCAAAGCGTTCAGGAGACTCGATCACCATCAACACCCGCAGCTCCAGAAGGGTGGTGACCGCCAGCAGTAAGCCAGAGTCGGTGATCAGATCACAAATGCGCAACTCCAGGCGATTCAGGTCGAGAGGGCGGCTCGGACCATTCGGCCGCACCGAGGTCCAGAGGTGCCGCACGTTGTGCATCGTTCCGGCTTGCAGTTGCTCGTCGACCCAGCGGATGTAATGCCCATGGTCCTGAAACAGGGGGACGGACGATGGCGTGAGGGGAAATTGCAGCCACCGTTGGGAGTGGACGCCGGTGACCGCGCCACCGAGAAAGGGTGAGCTGGCACTCAGAGCCAGCAGGAGTGCCGCCTCACAGCGAATCAGTCGCAGTGCGGTGAACAGGGCGCTCGTGTCATCGATGCCCAGATTGATGTGAATGCTGGCGGTCACCACCCTGGTGCCGTAGGTGGCTTCGATCAGGGAGTGATAAGCATTGCCCGGGTTGGAGCGTTCAAACCGGTTTGGGTCTCCCAGGCTGAGAGTGCTGCCTGGAAGCAAGGTCAGAGCCCTTGCTTCCAACCACGCACGCAACTGGCGTCTGGGCGCGAGCAGGGCTTCGCTGAGCGGGGCATAGTTGTACTCCGGGGCCGTGATGTATTCGAGGTTGCGGTTGTCGGGCTCGGTGACGAACCCTTCAAGCGCTCGCGCTGCTTCTGCGGCGATGCCGACGTTTTCCCCGCTGGGGTTGCCTGTGAACAGCTCGATTTCAAAGCCTTTGAGCAGCAGCGATCCCGTCATGCCGATGGATCCTCGAGGCAGGCGAGGGCGGTGAGCATGCCCTTGGCCTTGTTGAGTGTTTCCTGGTATTCCGCCTCAGGCTTGGAATCGGCCACCACTCCGGCGCCTGCTTGCACTTGAATCCTCCAGCCACCTTCGGGATGGGGGCGCACCACCATCGTGCGGATGGTGATCGCAGTGTTGAGAGCACCTGCCAGATCGACTGACCCATACACCCCTGAATAG contains these protein-coding regions:
- the ppc gene encoding phosphoenolpyruvate carboxylase produces the protein MLSTHAQTPESDRSGIAEPFQAGGQLLKQRLALVEDLWETVLRSECPPDQAERLLRMKQLSDPVASDGAAVSSDAVAQLIREMDLVEAIAAARAFSLYFQLVNILEQRIEEDSYLESISRSHDHAEAVDPFAPPLASQTEPATFRELFERLRHLNVPPAQLEALLQNLDIRLVFTAHPTEIVRHTVRHKQRRVATLLQQLQATPAVSSSESSSLRQQLEEEIRLWWRTDELHQFKPTVLDEVDYALHYFQQVLFDAMPQLRRRISSALASSYPDVRLPPSAFCTFGSWVGSDRDGNPSVTPEITWRTSCYQRQLMLERYIAAVQALRDQLSISMQWSQVSAPLLESLEMDRLRFPDVYEERAARYRLEPYRLKLSYMLERLRLTQLRNKQLAEAGWQTPTEGLVANSTTPGGQEELHYGSVAEFRSDLELIRNSLVSTELSCEPLDTLLTQVHIFGFSLASLDIRQESTRHSDALDELTRYLRLPKSYEDMDESERVTWLLEELQTRRPLIPPAVQWSPGTAETIAVFRMLHRLQEEFGSRICRTYVISMSNSASDLLEVLLLAKEAGLVDPAAEHADLLVVPLFETVEDLQRAPAVMEQLFENPLYRKLLPQVGEHVQPLQELMLGYSDSNKDSGFLSSNWEIHQAQIALQDLASRHGVALRLFHGRGGSVGRGGGPAYQAILAQPSGTLQGRIKITEQGEVLASKYSLPELALYNLETVSTAVVQNSLVTNQLDATPSWNELMARLAARSRSHYRALVHDNPDLVAFFQQVTPIEEISKLQISSRPARRKTGAKDLSSLRAIPWVFGWTQSRFLLPSWFGVGTALAEEVASDPEQLDVLRRLHQRWPFFRMLISKVEMTLSKVDLELARHYVTSLGRSEHRDAFERIYSTIAREHALTLQLVLDITGQERLLDGDPGLQLSVDLRNRTIVPLGFLQVALLRRLRDQNRQPPMREATSGDSDGRTYSRSELLRGALLTINGIAAGMRNTG
- the gshA gene encoding glutamate--cysteine ligase, coding for MTGSLLLKGFEIELFTGNPSGENVGIAAEAARALEGFVTEPDNRNLEYITAPEYNYAPLSEALLAPRRQLRAWLEARALTLLPGSTLSLGDPNRFERSNPGNAYHSLIEATYGTRVVTASIHINLGIDDTSALFTALRLIRCEAALLLALSASSPFLGGAVTGVHSQRWLQFPLTPSSVPLFQDHGHYIRWVDEQLQAGTMHNVRHLWTSVRPNGPSRPLDLNRLELRICDLITDSGLLLAVTTLLELRVLMVIESPERFDPFRASQLSPEQLQSLSDANDAAAARASLDAPLHHWRDGRSLLCRDWIAELCETVSPLAEELGLIQQLEPIHRVLQDGNQAMRWLAAVNSGATLPEVLQAGIRTMADEERGEAEQTGVLG